The following are encoded together in the Malaya genurostris strain Urasoe2022 chromosome 3, Malgen_1.1, whole genome shotgun sequence genome:
- the LOC131436091 gene encoding alpha-2-antiplasmin-like: MFYYASAVLLLLAFGRNVYSKQRELESEFTWDFFKASFDESVNIVTSPLVVRMGMTLLSSAINDRYTLRQVREKLYLPGSITKSSEQTRRQLLVLSKDQDLVLGTKVFTFGTDELNPVFLAGTRYFDAVIEKRPQLDVTRIVTAANNWSKEVSHGLIDHVLSPQDIHANMRLLLLSAIAFRGVWQHPFDVSKTTKEFFHATSKGRRYQTDMMNLPETLLNTGIYQPLNAMAVELPFRETGGFSLVLIMPLKAEDNMTYLVQNLNDSSFKSLYNSLQPERIAVKVPRLKLSNTVNVREVFRKLQLNAPFEWSVFQVFKGEKMTLDMAKHGVSISVDESGVRAAAVSSNSLAIRSAPNVFTANRPFLYAIVKRSKKYPLFVGNFAFPVGKPSLNFFGSRKV; this comes from the exons ATGTTCTACTATGCAAGTGCTGTTCTTCTGTTGTTGGCTTTCGGAAGAAACGTTTACTCAAAACAGCGAGAGCTGGAGAGTGAATTTACGTGGGACTTTTTCAAG GCCTCCTTCGATGAATCGGTGAATATTGTGACATCTCCCCTCGTCGTTCGCATGGGCATGACACTTCTGTCAAGTGCCATCAACGATCGCTACACACTACGGCAAGTGCGCGAAAAGCTGTACCTTCCTGGAAGCATCACGAAGTCGTCCGAACAAACCCGTCGTCAATTGCTCGTTCTGTCCAAGGACCAAGATCTAGTACTGGGAACTAAAGTATTCACTTTCGGGACAGATGAGCTGAATCCGGTATTTCTGGCGGGAACGCGATACTTCGATGCTGTCatcgaaaagcggccacagttgGATGTCACTCGGATCGTCACGGCTGCCAATAATTGGAGCAAAGAGGTCAGTCACGGATTGATAGATCATGTGTTATCCCCTCAGGATATTCATGCCAATATGCGACTTCTGTTGCTAAGTGCGATTGCCTTTCGTGGTGTCTGGCAACATCCGTTCGATGTCAGCAAGACCACGAAAGAGTTTTTTCATGCGACTAGTAAAGGACGGCGCTATCAGACGGACATGATGAATCTGCCAGAAACGCTTTTGAATACGGGAATCTACCAGCCGTTGAATGCAATGGCAGTTGAATTACCATTCCGAGAAACGGGCGGGTTTTCCTTAGTACTGATAATGCCCCTGAAAGCGGAAGATAACATGACTTAtcttgtgcaaaatttgaatgaCAGTAGCTTTAAGAGTTTGTACAATTCACTACAACCGGAACGAATTGCGGTGAAGGTGCCTCGACTGAAGCTATCCAACACCGTCAACGTCAGAGAAGTCTTCCGAAAACTTCAACTAAATGCGCCATTTGAATGGAGCGTGTTTCAAGTCTTCAAAGGGGAGAAAATGACCCTAGATATGGCCAAACATGGAGTTTCGATTTCCGTTGATGAATCGGGGGTCCGAGCGGCTGCTGTTTCCA GCAACTCACTTGCGATTAGAAGTGCTCCAAATGTTTTTACGGCGAATCGTCCATTTTTGTATGCAATCGTAAAGAGATCAAAGAAGTATCCGTTGTTTGTGGGAAACTTTGCGTTTCCTGTTGGCAAACCTTCACTAAATTTTTTTGGAAGTCGTAAAGTGTAA